A stretch of the Fibrobacter sp. genome encodes the following:
- a CDS encoding DUF3078 domain-containing protein has product MKVKSLLMACAAACAFAVPAMAEGGMFEGALPENWTADVVAGVKYNYYSFNNWQQDGTSNYTWLVTFDADVQGKWKIANWRNLVDIDLGQTWTEGLGKRKSSDRLFWESMLDFNMTEVLKPYVGNRFETQMLLGYAYSEDEDGNEVKKDISSFMDPAYETQVAGLAYIPNDIFSQRIGFANRMTISNGYGYADDPDTDKFEKLKDEPGLESVTEVKYSFSDIVSFHSRLWAFVNFEGVEEIDGKWENLLTVSLAPAVELQVGYEMAYDIDQDEDAQYKTMVLFGLTWRMF; this is encoded by the coding sequence ATGAAGGTAAAATCTCTTCTTATGGCTTGCGCCGCCGCTTGCGCATTTGCTGTTCCCGCTATGGCCGAAGGTGGCATGTTCGAAGGTGCCCTTCCCGAAAACTGGACCGCTGATGTAGTCGCTGGTGTTAAGTACAACTACTACAGCTTCAACAACTGGCAGCAGGACGGAACCTCCAACTACACTTGGCTGGTTACCTTTGATGCAGACGTCCAGGGCAAGTGGAAGATCGCTAACTGGCGTAACCTTGTTGATATCGACTTGGGACAGACCTGGACCGAAGGTCTTGGCAAGCGTAAGTCCTCTGACCGCCTGTTCTGGGAATCCATGCTGGACTTCAATATGACCGAAGTTCTCAAGCCTTACGTTGGCAACCGCTTCGAAACCCAGATGCTTCTGGGCTACGCCTATAGCGAAGACGAAGATGGCAACGAAGTCAAGAAGGATATCTCTAGCTTCATGGATCCTGCATACGAAACCCAGGTTGCTGGTCTTGCCTACATTCCTAACGACATCTTTAGCCAGCGTATTGGTTTTGCAAACCGTATGACCATTTCCAACGGTTACGGTTATGCCGACGATCCGGATACCGACAAGTTCGAAAAGCTGAAGGACGAACCGGGTCTGGAATCTGTTACCGAAGTTAAGTATTCCTTCTCTGACATCGTTAGCTTCCACAGCCGTCTGTGGGCTTTCGTCAACTTCGAAGGCGTCGAAGAAATTGATGGCAAGTGGGAAAACCTCCTGACCGTTAGCCTGGCTCCGGCTGTTGAACTCCAGGTTGGCTACGAAATGGCTTACGACATCGACCAGGATGAAGACGCTCAGTACAAGACCATGGTTCTCTTCGGTCTGACCTGGCGCATGTTCTAA
- a CDS encoding fibro-slime domain-containing protein translates to MKKDRFKRVALSAAVVGLAGVVSAQALPAENQKELDIVIRDFPVTHPDFENFQEEAYYSKFSGKNGANPNSWIAGYGDNVEWNTRRTTEGYANFGCGNTQTPHLGIAISGVDYPHDVASSIGVMSTTPEYITNLVNSSSYAWYGEFKNCVADPKLNPLGLKVMRGLVQDLCTANTASWGLNTDDQSKKCGGKICSEHSWSQIVYVTPGMVQQTLEFPADPDAADDYFLDMINPVIKRNRYACDNQYFEQWYSDVPGVNTTIQANMLLDQDPADPKYYEIDKNWNNGGYFPMDSISEDGNFQWLGSKKDGQFGNQIGPQSLSIFCPPYDYRYASSQTDFKGDNTASLCNAWKTAGGPRNPNAAVAAAEKGGLLGLRHLRNYGFTMMGYAKFKYKKGQSEVFKFTGDDDMWIYVDGVLAVDLGGTHLAAAGTADMDYLSSMGHGCRPGDPLAVACADKLDADGTWKHDSWHYLHFFYADRQTDGSNLRIRSSLSELAPSRFGQPAVNDVTVKVDENGVQVTSMLLNTSLDPTVVQSMVSKGEPSILVMRQVPVKDAAGNVQYNPDGTVLTKTEVYGYYVNNMQEPVNKGAAGILYQMSGVLMDASGNVIESGILGSDQMAFNFPFDEGIAGDESLKAAYVATVGVDVWNELLAWNKKTSFQIKSSSGKPVAGFPDAPADWASVIFTAEPVIEVVPPDTTINRPDFSEKANALTEKAGSDGLDLNATADLFFTPLPAIPGADPGTLSDEDVKKYSTPDENGVVPGGSAMSAGQATAAGTCFSVGGKESCPSWSFVTTGPFRANIRVFDHLGNFVSQYQQVVTKEQFEKGLGQQTGICNDEFGNSYNLYGSSGAMLVTLKMYPVAQSGRLLATGPYIYQVTIVKDEYKHCYMVNGSSPTLMTDRYIRTFETYRRGYRRTK, encoded by the coding sequence ATGAAAAAGGATCGTTTTAAGCGTGTAGCTCTTTCTGCCGCGGTGGTTGGCTTGGCTGGGGTGGTGTCCGCCCAGGCTTTGCCCGCAGAAAATCAGAAGGAACTGGATATTGTTATTCGTGACTTCCCGGTAACCCATCCGGACTTTGAAAACTTCCAGGAAGAAGCTTACTATAGTAAGTTCTCCGGTAAGAATGGTGCCAACCCGAACTCCTGGATTGCTGGCTACGGCGATAACGTTGAATGGAATACCCGTCGTACTACTGAAGGCTATGCAAACTTCGGCTGCGGTAACACCCAGACCCCGCACCTTGGTATTGCCATTAGTGGCGTAGATTATCCTCATGATGTGGCCTCTTCCATTGGCGTGATGTCTACGACCCCCGAATACATTACCAACCTTGTGAATTCCAGCAGCTATGCCTGGTACGGCGAATTCAAGAACTGTGTTGCCGATCCTAAGCTGAACCCCCTTGGCCTTAAGGTGATGCGTGGCCTGGTTCAGGACCTTTGTACTGCCAATACCGCTAGCTGGGGTCTCAATACCGACGACCAGAGCAAGAAGTGCGGTGGCAAGATTTGTAGCGAACACAGCTGGTCCCAGATTGTGTACGTGACTCCGGGCATGGTGCAGCAGACACTTGAATTCCCTGCCGATCCGGATGCTGCCGACGACTATTTCCTGGATATGATTAATCCGGTTATCAAGAGAAACCGTTATGCTTGCGATAACCAGTATTTTGAACAGTGGTATTCCGATGTTCCGGGTGTGAACACTACAATCCAGGCAAACATGCTTTTGGATCAGGACCCGGCAGATCCCAAGTATTACGAAATCGACAAGAACTGGAACAACGGTGGTTACTTCCCCATGGACTCCATTTCCGAAGACGGAAACTTCCAGTGGTTGGGCTCCAAGAAGGATGGCCAGTTCGGTAACCAGATCGGTCCCCAGTCCCTGTCCATTTTCTGCCCTCCCTACGATTATCGTTACGCTTCCTCCCAGACCGACTTTAAGGGCGACAACACCGCTTCCCTCTGTAACGCATGGAAGACTGCCGGTGGTCCGAGAAATCCCAATGCTGCAGTAGCCGCTGCAGAAAAGGGAGGTCTCCTTGGTCTCCGTCACCTCCGTAATTACGGCTTTACCATGATGGGTTACGCCAAGTTCAAGTACAAGAAGGGCCAGAGCGAAGTCTTTAAGTTCACCGGTGACGATGACATGTGGATCTACGTTGACGGTGTGCTTGCTGTGGACCTTGGTGGTACTCACCTTGCTGCTGCCGGTACTGCTGACATGGACTACCTTTCCAGCATGGGCCATGGTTGCCGCCCCGGCGATCCTCTGGCAGTTGCCTGCGCCGATAAGCTTGATGCAGATGGTACCTGGAAGCACGACTCCTGGCATTATCTCCACTTCTTCTATGCTGACCGTCAGACCGATGGTTCCAACCTCCGTATCCGTAGCTCCCTTTCTGAACTTGCTCCCTCTCGTTTCGGTCAGCCGGCTGTGAACGACGTGACTGTCAAGGTTGACGAAAATGGTGTGCAGGTTACCAGCATGTTGCTGAACACCTCTCTCGATCCGACTGTTGTTCAGTCCATGGTTTCCAAGGGCGAACCTTCTATCCTGGTGATGCGTCAGGTTCCGGTGAAGGATGCTGCTGGCAATGTTCAGTATAACCCCGATGGTACCGTGCTTACCAAGACCGAAGTCTATGGTTACTACGTTAATAACATGCAGGAACCGGTGAACAAGGGTGCTGCAGGTATCCTTTACCAGATGTCCGGTGTTCTTATGGATGCTAGCGGTAATGTGATTGAATCCGGCATTCTTGGCTCTGACCAGATGGCATTCAACTTCCCCTTCGACGAAGGCATTGCCGGTGATGAATCTCTGAAGGCTGCCTACGTTGCTACCGTGGGTGTCGATGTTTGGAACGAATTGCTGGCTTGGAACAAGAAGACCAGCTTCCAGATTAAGTCTTCCTCTGGTAAGCCTGTGGCTGGTTTCCCGGATGCTCCTGCTGACTGGGCTTCTGTAATCTTTACCGCAGAACCGGTTATCGAAGTGGTTCCGCCTGATACAACCATTAACCGCCCGGACTTTAGCGAAAAGGCTAATGCTCTTACCGAAAAGGCTGGTAGCGATGGCCTCGACCTGAACGCTACTGCAGACCTGTTCTTTACCCCGCTTCCGGCTATTCCTGGTGCAGACCCGGGGACCCTTAGCGACGAAGACGTCAAGAAGTATTCTACTCCTGATGAAAACGGTGTCGTTCCTGGTGGTTCCGCAATGTCCGCAGGTCAGGCTACCGCTGCAGGTACCTGCTTCAGTGTTGGCGGCAAGGAAAGCTGCCCCAGCTGGTCTTTCGTAACCACAGGTCCTTTCCGCGCCAATATCCGCGTGTTTGACCACCTGGGTAACTTCGTCAGCCAGTACCAGCAGGTTGTGACCAAGGAACAGTTCGAAAAGGGACTTGGCCAGCAGACCGGTATTTGCAACGACGAATTTGGTAACTCCTATAACCTCTATGGTTCTTCTGGTGCAATGCTCGTAACCCTCAAGATGTATCCTGTTGCACAGAGCGGTCGTCTCCTTGCCACCGGCCCCTACATCTATCAGGTGACCATCGTTAAGGACGAATACAAGCACTGCTACATGGTGAACGGTTCTTCTCCGACCTTGATGACCGACCGTTACATCAGAACCTTCGAAACCTACCGTCGCGGCTATCGTCGCACTAAGTAA